One segment of Bacillota bacterium DNA contains the following:
- a CDS encoding phage tail protein, whose protein sequence is MIGSLGPVVFETSSEKVRTFTDFKRSGSARWGKHEIMLGKPVKEFLGPGDEQITFSIRLDVSLGVNPSDELFVLRFIRDNGLAMPLILNGRPVSENLWIIESLNENWKYVDNEGRLLAAEVELTLSEYMPPPEVTG, encoded by the coding sequence TTGATTGGGAGCCTTGGGCCAGTAGTATTTGAGACTTCTTCTGAAAAAGTAAGGACATTTACTGACTTCAAACGTTCCGGCAGTGCACGTTGGGGCAAACATGAGATAATGCTCGGCAAGCCAGTGAAGGAATTTCTTGGCCCTGGCGATGAGCAGATAACCTTTTCGATTAGGTTAGACGTATCCTTGGGCGTTAATCCATCCGATGAACTCTTTGTTTTACGCTTTATAAGGGATAATGGCCTTGCTATGCCGCTGATTCTTAATGGACGGCCGGTATCTGAAAACCTCTGGATTATAGAATCTCTGAACGAAAACTGGAAATACGTGGACAACGAAGGCCGGCTGCTGGCAGCCGAAGTTGAGTTAACTCTTTCGGAATACATGCCGCCGCCGGAGGTGACGGGGTAG